The Prunus persica cultivar Lovell chromosome G7, Prunus_persica_NCBIv2, whole genome shotgun sequence genome has a segment encoding these proteins:
- the LOC18770464 gene encoding alpha-L-arabinofuranosidase 1 isoform X2, with amino-acid sequence MGSCKSPHVVLLLYVMVCIVYQSFAFGVDTNQTAKLLVDASEASGRPISETMFGIFFEEINHAGAGGLWAELVSNRGFEAGGPNVPSNIDPWSIIGNESSLIVSTDRSSCFDRNKVALRMEVLCDSQGANSCPDDGVGIYNPGFWGMNIEKGKTYSVVLYVRSSGSINVSVSLMGSDGLQKLAAASIIASGSEVSNWKKFKVMLEAQGTNPNSRLQLTTTRKGFIWFDQVSVMPLDTYKGHGFRKDLAVILEDLKPQFMRFPGGSFVEGEWLRNAFRWKETIGPWEERPGHFADVWMYWTDDGLGYFEFLQLAEDLGTLPIWVFNNGISHNDEVDTSSVLPFVQEALDGLEFARGNPNSTWGSLRAAMGHPEPFDLRYVGIGNEDCGRKNYLGNYLKFYSAIKRAYPDIKIISNCDGSSQKLDHPADLFDFHFYADDAKNMFSMAHHFDQTSRSGPKAFVSEYAVTTGSLLAALGEAGFLIGLEKNSDVVEMACYAPLFANDNGRNSKFSAIVFNSSHLYGTPSYWMQSLFNESSGATIFNATLQTNSSTNQVEQLLASAISWKNSENENSYLRIKIVNFGTDIVNLKIVVDGLEPNSINLSKSTKTVLTSNNPMDENSLNEPKKVIPNRIPLEKAGEEGEDVEVAISPYSLTSIDFLIESS; translated from the exons ATGGGCTCTTGCAAATCCCCTCATGTTGTTCTTCTGCTATATGTCATGGTTTGCATTGTGTATCaatcttttgcttttggagTTGATACGAACCAGACAGCAAAGCTGCTGGTAGATGCTTCTGAAGCATCAGGACGGCCAATATCTGAAACAATGTTTGGAATTTTCTTTGAG GAGATTAACCATGCTGGTGCTGGCGGGCTATGGGCTGAGCTTGTAAGCAACAGAG GTTTTGAAGCTGGGGGCCCTAACGTTCCTTCCAACATTGATCCTTGGTCAATAATTGGGAATGAGTCATCTTTGATAGTGTCAACGGACCGTTCTTCATGCTTTGACCGCAACAAGGTTGCACTCCGAATGGAGGTGCTATGTGATAGCCAAGGTGCCAATAGCTGCCCTGATGATGGTGTAGGAATTTATAATCCTGGGTTCTGGGGCATG AATATTGAAAAAGGGAAGACCTACAGTGTTGTTCTTTATGTCCGCTCATCTGGATCAATCAATGTGTCTGTATCATTGATGGGCTCAGATGGGTTGCAGAAACTTGCTGCTGCGAGCATTAT AGCTTCTGGTTCAGAAGTTTCAAACTggaaaaaattcaaagttaTGTTGGAAGCCCAAGGAACAAATCCTAATTCAAGACTGCAATTGACAACAACCAGAAAAGGGTTTATATGGTTTGATCAAGTGTCAGTCATGCCCCTGGATACATATAAG GGACATGGATTTCGGAAAGACCTTGCTGTAATATTGGAAGATTTAAAACCTCAATTTATGAGATTTCCAG GCGGCTCTTTCGTTGAAGGTGAATGGCTACGAAATGCATTTCGTTGGAAAGAAACAATTGGACCCTGGGAAGAGAGACCTGGACACTTTGCTGATGTTTGGATGTACTGGACTGACGACGGACTTGGTTATTTTGAGTTTCTCCAA CTAGCAGAGGACCTTGGTACATTGCCAATATGGGTATTTAATAACG GAATCAGTCACAATGATGAAGTTGATACTTCCAGTGTCTTACCATTTGTACAG GAAGCTCTTGATGGTCTTGAGTTTGCTAGAGGCAATCCTAATTCTACCTGGGGTTCTCTCCGTGCTGCAATGGGACACCCAGAACCCTTTGACTTGAGATATGTTGGTATTGGGAATGAGGATTGCGGAAGAAAGAACTACCTAG GAAATTACCTTAAGTTCTATAGTGCTATAAAACGTGCCTATCCagacatcaaaataatttcaaactgTGACGGATCTTCTCAAAAGTTGGATCATCCAGCtgatttgtttgattttcat TTCTATGCAGATGATGCCAAAAACATGTTTTCTATGGCTCATCATTTTGATCAGACATCACGTAGTGGTCCCAAG GCTTTTGTGAGTGAGTATGCCGTCACAACAGGAAGTCTTCTAGCAGCACTAGGTGAAGCTGGATTTCTTATTGGGCTGGAGAAAAACAG TGATGTTGTTGAGATGGCATGTTATGCGCCACTCTTTGCAAATGACAATGGCAGGAA CTCGAAATTCTCCGCAATCGTCTTTAACTCCTCACATCTCTATGGGACTCCTAGCTACTGGATGCAAAGTCTTTTTAACGAATCAAGTGGAGCAACTATTTTCAATGCAACACTCCAAACAAATTCGTCTACTAATCAAGTGGAGCAACTTCTTGCATCTGCAATTTCTtggaaaaattcagaaaatgaGAATAGTTACCTAAGAATCAAG ATTGTGAACTTCGGAACAGACATAGTGAATCTCAAGATTGTTGTGGACGGGCTGGAGCCGAATTCCATTAATCTGTCTAAGTCGACCAAAACCGTGCTCACGTCAAACAACCCGATGGATGAGAATTCCTTAAATGAGCCAAAGAAG GTGATACCGAACCGGATTCCACTTGAAAAGGCTGGTGAGGAGGGTGAGGATGTGGAGGTTGCAATCTCGCCGTATTCTCTCACTTCGATTGATTTCTTAATCGAATCAAGCTAG
- the LOC18770464 gene encoding alpha-L-arabinofuranosidase 1 isoform X1 — translation MGSCKSPHVVLLLYVMVCIVYQSFAFGVDTNQTAKLLVDASEASGRPISETMFGIFFEEINHAGAGGLWAELVSNRGFEAGGPNVPSNIDPWSIIGNESSLIVSTDRSSCFDRNKVALRMEVLCDSQGANSCPDDGVGIYNPGFWGMNIEKGKTYSVVLYVRSSGSINVSVSLMGSDGLQKLAAASIIASGSEVSNWKKFKVMLEAQGTNPNSRLQLTTTRKGFIWFDQVSVMPLDTYKGHGFRKDLAVILEDLKPQFMRFPGGSFVEGEWLRNAFRWKETIGPWEERPGHFADVWMYWTDDGLGYFEFLQVGIFFSSVIQECLEFPLKSCFCRYQFLKILFMQLAEDLGTLPIWVFNNGISHNDEVDTSSVLPFVQEALDGLEFARGNPNSTWGSLRAAMGHPEPFDLRYVGIGNEDCGRKNYLGNYLKFYSAIKRAYPDIKIISNCDGSSQKLDHPADLFDFHFYADDAKNMFSMAHHFDQTSRSGPKAFVSEYAVTTGSLLAALGEAGFLIGLEKNSDVVEMACYAPLFANDNGRNSKFSAIVFNSSHLYGTPSYWMQSLFNESSGATIFNATLQTNSSTNQVEQLLASAISWKNSENENSYLRIKIVNFGTDIVNLKIVVDGLEPNSINLSKSTKTVLTSNNPMDENSLNEPKKVIPNRIPLEKAGEEGEDVEVAISPYSLTSIDFLIESS, via the exons ATGGGCTCTTGCAAATCCCCTCATGTTGTTCTTCTGCTATATGTCATGGTTTGCATTGTGTATCaatcttttgcttttggagTTGATACGAACCAGACAGCAAAGCTGCTGGTAGATGCTTCTGAAGCATCAGGACGGCCAATATCTGAAACAATGTTTGGAATTTTCTTTGAG GAGATTAACCATGCTGGTGCTGGCGGGCTATGGGCTGAGCTTGTAAGCAACAGAG GTTTTGAAGCTGGGGGCCCTAACGTTCCTTCCAACATTGATCCTTGGTCAATAATTGGGAATGAGTCATCTTTGATAGTGTCAACGGACCGTTCTTCATGCTTTGACCGCAACAAGGTTGCACTCCGAATGGAGGTGCTATGTGATAGCCAAGGTGCCAATAGCTGCCCTGATGATGGTGTAGGAATTTATAATCCTGGGTTCTGGGGCATG AATATTGAAAAAGGGAAGACCTACAGTGTTGTTCTTTATGTCCGCTCATCTGGATCAATCAATGTGTCTGTATCATTGATGGGCTCAGATGGGTTGCAGAAACTTGCTGCTGCGAGCATTAT AGCTTCTGGTTCAGAAGTTTCAAACTggaaaaaattcaaagttaTGTTGGAAGCCCAAGGAACAAATCCTAATTCAAGACTGCAATTGACAACAACCAGAAAAGGGTTTATATGGTTTGATCAAGTGTCAGTCATGCCCCTGGATACATATAAG GGACATGGATTTCGGAAAGACCTTGCTGTAATATTGGAAGATTTAAAACCTCAATTTATGAGATTTCCAG GCGGCTCTTTCGTTGAAGGTGAATGGCTACGAAATGCATTTCGTTGGAAAGAAACAATTGGACCCTGGGAAGAGAGACCTGGACACTTTGCTGATGTTTGGATGTACTGGACTGACGACGGACTTGGTTATTTTGAGTTTCTCCAAGTAGGTATCTTTTTTAGTTCTGTCATTCAAGAATGCTTGGAGTTTCCTTTAAAATCCTGCTTCTGTCGGTACcagtttttgaaaattttatttatgcaGCTAGCAGAGGACCTTGGTACATTGCCAATATGGGTATTTAATAACG GAATCAGTCACAATGATGAAGTTGATACTTCCAGTGTCTTACCATTTGTACAG GAAGCTCTTGATGGTCTTGAGTTTGCTAGAGGCAATCCTAATTCTACCTGGGGTTCTCTCCGTGCTGCAATGGGACACCCAGAACCCTTTGACTTGAGATATGTTGGTATTGGGAATGAGGATTGCGGAAGAAAGAACTACCTAG GAAATTACCTTAAGTTCTATAGTGCTATAAAACGTGCCTATCCagacatcaaaataatttcaaactgTGACGGATCTTCTCAAAAGTTGGATCATCCAGCtgatttgtttgattttcat TTCTATGCAGATGATGCCAAAAACATGTTTTCTATGGCTCATCATTTTGATCAGACATCACGTAGTGGTCCCAAG GCTTTTGTGAGTGAGTATGCCGTCACAACAGGAAGTCTTCTAGCAGCACTAGGTGAAGCTGGATTTCTTATTGGGCTGGAGAAAAACAG TGATGTTGTTGAGATGGCATGTTATGCGCCACTCTTTGCAAATGACAATGGCAGGAA CTCGAAATTCTCCGCAATCGTCTTTAACTCCTCACATCTCTATGGGACTCCTAGCTACTGGATGCAAAGTCTTTTTAACGAATCAAGTGGAGCAACTATTTTCAATGCAACACTCCAAACAAATTCGTCTACTAATCAAGTGGAGCAACTTCTTGCATCTGCAATTTCTtggaaaaattcagaaaatgaGAATAGTTACCTAAGAATCAAG ATTGTGAACTTCGGAACAGACATAGTGAATCTCAAGATTGTTGTGGACGGGCTGGAGCCGAATTCCATTAATCTGTCTAAGTCGACCAAAACCGTGCTCACGTCAAACAACCCGATGGATGAGAATTCCTTAAATGAGCCAAAGAAG GTGATACCGAACCGGATTCCACTTGAAAAGGCTGGTGAGGAGGGTGAGGATGTGGAGGTTGCAATCTCGCCGTATTCTCTCACTTCGATTGATTTCTTAATCGAATCAAGCTAG